A stretch of Bombina bombina isolate aBomBom1 chromosome 2, aBomBom1.pri, whole genome shotgun sequence DNA encodes these proteins:
- the HAUS1 gene encoding HAUS augmin-like complex subunit 1 isoform X2, giving the protein MDHRNTKIVTWLKNIFGDKPIPQYEVNNRTIEILHQLAEWNEARDKDIALVTDDLKQKSAEVKAEAKYLQELLADSLGPSYSNLSRMSNNYLNQLIDSCVALELKDSSLSSYIPAVNELSSDLLAIEANNQEMELELTNLRKKLTEALVLEKSLEQDLKKAEEECLFEKNKVEVRLQNMKILKGKSEDYKYSIRTAQDQLSASGIDDSLTHRSLVSHSEMLAELKAESILLKEKLKSYQDLAPNPSLVKVKIEEAKRELKATEAELTMKVNMMEFMPPEPARRRL; this is encoded by the exons ATGGATCATAGGAACACTAAG ATAGTCACATGGCTAAAGAATATATTTGGTGATAAACCAATTCCACAATATGAGGTGAACAACAGAACAATTGAAATCTTACACCAGTTAGCAGAATGGAATGAAGCTCGTGACAAAGATATAGCTCTGGTTACAGATGACCTGAAGCAAAAGTCCGCAGAAGTGAAAGCCGAAG ctAAATACCTTCAGGAACTTCTAGCCGATAGCTTGGGTCCATCATACTCAAATTTATCCCGAATGAGCAATAACTATTTGAACCAACTAATTGATAGTTGTGTTGCACTAGAATTAAAGGATTCTTCATTGTCAAG TTACATTCCTGCTGTCAATGAGCTGAGTTCTGACCTATTGGCAATAGAGGCTAACAATCAAGAAATGGAACTTGAACTGACAAACCTGAGAAAAAAACTAACTGAGGCTTTAGTGTTGGAAAAGTCTCTAGAACA GGATCTTAAGAAAGCAGAGGAAGAATGTTTGTTTGAGAAAAACAAAGTTGAAGTTCGACTACAAAACATGAAAATACTGAAAGGCAAATCAGAGGACTATAAATACAGCATCCGAACTGCTCAG GATCAGCTCTCAGCTTCAGGGATAGATGATTCTTTAACACATCGTTCTCTTGTCTCTCATTCCGAG ATGCTTGCTGAACTAAAAGCAGAATCTATACTTTTGAAGGAGAAACTGAAGTCTTATCAGGATTTAGcacct AACCCATCTCTTGTTAAAGTGAAGATCGAAGAAGCAAAGCGAGAACTT AAAGCCACGGAGGCTGAACTTACAATGAAAGTGAATATGATGGAATTTATGCCTCCAGAACCAGCAAGGAGAAGATTATAA
- the HAUS1 gene encoding HAUS augmin-like complex subunit 1 isoform X1 — translation MTREQRPQTPGSLLTDSAEQIVTWLKNIFGDKPIPQYEVNNRTIEILHQLAEWNEARDKDIALVTDDLKQKSAEVKAEAKYLQELLADSLGPSYSNLSRMSNNYLNQLIDSCVALELKDSSLSSYIPAVNELSSDLLAIEANNQEMELELTNLRKKLTEALVLEKSLEQDLKKAEEECLFEKNKVEVRLQNMKILKGKSEDYKYSIRTAQDQLSASGIDDSLTHRSLVSHSEMLAELKAESILLKEKLKSYQDLAPNPSLVKVKIEEAKRELKATEAELTMKVNMMEFMPPEPARRRL, via the exons ATAGTCACATGGCTAAAGAATATATTTGGTGATAAACCAATTCCACAATATGAGGTGAACAACAGAACAATTGAAATCTTACACCAGTTAGCAGAATGGAATGAAGCTCGTGACAAAGATATAGCTCTGGTTACAGATGACCTGAAGCAAAAGTCCGCAGAAGTGAAAGCCGAAG ctAAATACCTTCAGGAACTTCTAGCCGATAGCTTGGGTCCATCATACTCAAATTTATCCCGAATGAGCAATAACTATTTGAACCAACTAATTGATAGTTGTGTTGCACTAGAATTAAAGGATTCTTCATTGTCAAG TTACATTCCTGCTGTCAATGAGCTGAGTTCTGACCTATTGGCAATAGAGGCTAACAATCAAGAAATGGAACTTGAACTGACAAACCTGAGAAAAAAACTAACTGAGGCTTTAGTGTTGGAAAAGTCTCTAGAACA GGATCTTAAGAAAGCAGAGGAAGAATGTTTGTTTGAGAAAAACAAAGTTGAAGTTCGACTACAAAACATGAAAATACTGAAAGGCAAATCAGAGGACTATAAATACAGCATCCGAACTGCTCAG GATCAGCTCTCAGCTTCAGGGATAGATGATTCTTTAACACATCGTTCTCTTGTCTCTCATTCCGAG ATGCTTGCTGAACTAAAAGCAGAATCTATACTTTTGAAGGAGAAACTGAAGTCTTATCAGGATTTAGcacct AACCCATCTCTTGTTAAAGTGAAGATCGAAGAAGCAAAGCGAGAACTT AAAGCCACGGAGGCTGAACTTACAATGAAAGTGAATATGATGGAATTTATGCCTCCAGAACCAGCAAGGAGAAGATTATAA